The following proteins come from a genomic window of bacterium:
- a CDS encoding diguanylate cyclase: MVEDVNKEDSYILNHEFHNSEGNKNDESHEPLENAFDALPYPFYIVSSHNGYVIKANSATGLNAGDKTYIESEFEDIPAIKENINSIIKEVKDSGKTLNREFATTDITGERKDIEIHIYPIFDDNKRISQIAIYVLDITKRKKAEAEVFQEKQQIAEITRIDPVTGFYNKRYLTERLAAEISRAQRSVLPMALLIIEVENFDRISNSHGHTTANTLLKEVAGLIKDEGRKEDVFFRYKEERLAALLIESGYAGAKRFSEHIINKIGAHIFNISDEEIRSSISVGAACYPERSLKTAEDLLRVSDAALIEAKDFGKGRAVFYQNKGTPIIEGNYKSANIETLKKTITDLGDRSKKTIVESIYDFVSSFENNEYINGKSTEQIFTIAKKISNLEEIYSVARNIDTRNPFVGEHFEWMIATIERVADILKISPEEVYDIKNAAALYDIGKIFISDSILQKKSPLTVEECRIIKKHPQIAFDMVKASSMLSGSLPSILHHHERYNGTGYPNGLKGEEIPIGARVLAVTDAYQALISDRPYREAFNDDKALNIVEKAAGTYFDPKVVKAFVANVS, encoded by the coding sequence ATGGTCGAGGATGTAAACAAAGAGGATAGCTATATCCTTAATCATGAGTTTCATAATTCTGAAGGCAATAAGAATGATGAATCCCATGAGCCGTTGGAAAACGCCTTTGACGCGCTGCCTTATCCTTTTTACATAGTGAGTTCTCATAACGGTTATGTAATAAAAGCAAATTCCGCGACCGGGCTGAACGCAGGCGATAAAACATATATAGAATCCGAATTCGAAGATATCCCCGCCATTAAAGAAAATATCAACAGCATTATAAAAGAAGTAAAGGATTCCGGAAAGACCCTGAACCGCGAATTTGCCACAACGGATATAACAGGTGAAAGAAAAGATATAGAAATACACATTTACCCCATCTTTGATGACAACAAGAGGATTTCCCAGATAGCGATATATGTGCTGGATATCACAAAAAGGAAAAAAGCCGAGGCAGAGGTCTTCCAGGAAAAACAGCAAATCGCGGAAATAACAAGAATAGATCCGGTAACCGGGTTTTATAACAAACGATACCTTACGGAAAGGCTTGCCGCGGAGATAAGCCGCGCGCAGAGAAGCGTCCTTCCCATGGCCCTGCTTATTATTGAGGTCGAGAATTTTGACCGGATAAGCAATTCTCACGGGCACACTACGGCAAACACACTGCTGAAAGAAGTCGCCGGCCTGATAAAAGACGAGGGCCGGAAAGAGGATGTCTTTTTCCGCTATAAAGAAGAACGGCTTGCCGCGCTGCTTATAGAAAGCGGTTATGCGGGGGCAAAGAGATTTTCCGAACACATTATAAACAAGATCGGGGCTCATATATTCAATATAAGCGATGAGGAAATCAGGTCTTCTATCAGCGTAGGCGCCGCCTGTTACCCGGAAAGAAGCCTGAAAACCGCCGAAGACCTTTTAAGGGTTTCCGACGCCGCGCTTATTGAAGCAAAGGACTTCGGAAAAGGCAGGGCTGTTTTCTACCAGAATAAAGGAACCCCGATAATAGAGGGTAATTACAAATCCGCAAACATTGAAACATTGAAAAAAACCATTACGGACCTGGGTGACCGCTCAAAAAAAACTATCGTGGAATCAATTTATGATTTTGTTTCCTCTTTTGAGAACAACGAATACATAAACGGGAAAAGCACCGAACAAATATTCACAATAGCGAAAAAAATATCAAACCTGGAAGAAATCTACTCTGTGGCAAGGAATATTGATACCAGAAACCCGTTTGTCGGCGAACACTTTGAATGGATGATAGCGACGATAGAAAGAGTCGCGGATATACTCAAAATAAGCCCCGAAGAAGTGTATGACATAAAAAACGCCGCGGCTTTATACGACATCGGCAAAATATTTATAAGCGACTCAATCCTTCAAAAAAAGTCGCCTCTGACAGTGGAAGAATGCCGGATTATCAAAAAACATCCTCAAATAGCTTTTGATATGGTAAAGGCTTCATCCATGCTGAGCGGCTCACTGCCCAGTATACTGCACCATCATGAGCGTTACAACGGCACCGGTTATCCGAACGGGCTTAAAGGAGAAGAAATACCGATCGGCGCGAGAGTTTTAGCGGTTACCGACGCCTACCAGGCCCTTATCTCGGACCGCCCTTACAGGGAGGCTTTCAACGATGATAAAGCGTTGAACATAGTTGAAAAAGCTGCCGGAACTTATTTCGACCCGAAAGTCGTAAAGGCTTTTGTTGCCAACGTTTCTTAG
- the rsmI gene encoding 16S rRNA (cytidine(1402)-2'-O)-methyltransferase yields MKIPVLYVVATPIGNLGDLAPRAIEILMDSGLIIAEDTRTAGLLLERFKIPRKSIVSFFEGNERKKLSYIIQKVKAAGKAALITEAGTPCVSDPGYRLVNMLREEAVEIIPVPGPCAAIAALSASGIASDRFAFEGYLPKNNKKLRDYLSGLKGEKRTLIFYESPKRVRNSLEIMRDIMGDRKACLFREMTKIYEESIFGTFSEILEKLQGEPRGEITMVVSACGETNKTDYDFEKIFSIIRDEAGISGSKAAKIAAKITGLKKRDIYRAAARKD; encoded by the coding sequence TTGAAGATTCCTGTTCTATATGTTGTGGCAACGCCCATCGGCAACCTGGGGGACCTTGCTCCCCGGGCAATAGAAATCCTCATGGATTCCGGCCTTATCATTGCTGAAGATACGAGAACAGCGGGGCTGTTACTGGAAAGATTTAAAATACCGCGAAAGAGCATCGTAAGTTTTTTTGAAGGCAATGAGCGGAAGAAACTCAGTTATATAATCCAGAAAGTCAAAGCGGCGGGAAAAGCCGCGCTTATAACCGAAGCCGGGACGCCGTGTGTTTCCGATCCGGGTTACAGGCTCGTAAATATGCTTAGAGAAGAAGCGGTGGAAATAATCCCCGTGCCGGGGCCCTGCGCCGCAATAGCGGCCCTGTCCGCTTCCGGGATAGCATCCGACAGATTTGCTTTTGAAGGTTACCTGCCTAAAAACAATAAAAAACTCAGGGATTATCTGAGCGGTTTAAAAGGAGAAAAAAGGACGCTTATTTTTTATGAGTCCCCCAAAAGGGTCCGCAATTCGCTTGAGATAATGAGGGATATCATGGGGGACAGGAAAGCCTGTCTTTTCAGGGAGATGACAAAGATTTACGAAGAGAGCATATTCGGGACGTTTTCCGAAATACTGGAAAAACTTCAGGGCGAGCCCCGCGGTGAAATAACCATGGTTGTCAGCGCATGCGGCGAAACGAATAAAACGGATTATGATTTTGAGAAGATATTTTCGATTATCCGCGATGAAGCGGGCATTTCCGGCAGCAAAGCCGCGAAAATCGCCGCGAAAATCACAGGTCTCAAAAAAAGGGACATCTACAGGGCGGCAGCGCGAAAAGATTGA
- a CDS encoding carbohydrate ABC transporter permease, with product MVKQKTKTRFVSSLKELGLLKKVFYYAMLSFIGITMLLPFFWMVSTSLKDEGEVFSFPPTWIPSETNYFTSYDKALVGSVIEYREEKNLTAGIEDIRALAAEAPDSAQTGLNIKIIKRTSEVKILSGEYEGRKVDIDSSLVSNYVPNWLTPWKKEPAVPVGEIMKSMGFIERGDRIPVGLRVKVPCEILSVKLFVKIADEKNPLLDEKCWIPADKLKKEWKPALKWDNYPKAWDALPFGRAYINSIIVALLVTFGQAFTSSMAAYAFARLHFPGRDKIFLLYLATMMIPGAVTMIPVFIIMKLAPDMLNLVSAKIGTFFYQLFGGSPDVQILTEFWDSKFEILGHYIGRPIGLDSYFALIVPGLCSAYGTFMLRQFFMSIPVDLEDAAKIDGCSLFGIYIRIILPLSKPALATLVTFTFMAVWRDFMWPLIVCSSDQMKTLPVLLASFQGVYNTQYTLLMAASLIVLMPVILVFLFNQRFFIEGIQLGAIKG from the coding sequence ATGGTCAAGCAAAAAACAAAAACCAGATTTGTGAGCTCTCTTAAGGAACTGGGACTTCTGAAAAAAGTTTTTTACTATGCCATGCTTTCTTTTATAGGTATTACCATGCTGCTTCCCTTCTTCTGGATGGTTTCGACATCATTGAAGGATGAAGGAGAAGTTTTTTCATTCCCGCCGACATGGATCCCTTCCGAAACAAACTATTTTACATCCTATGATAAAGCCCTGGTTGGCTCGGTTATCGAATATAGGGAAGAAAAAAACCTTACCGCCGGCATTGAAGACATCCGGGCTCTTGCGGCGGAAGCCCCTGATTCGGCGCAAACGGGCCTTAATATAAAAATTATCAAGAGAACATCAGAGGTAAAAATACTCAGCGGAGAATATGAAGGCAGGAAAGTCGATATTGACAGTTCTCTCGTTTCAAATTATGTGCCTAACTGGCTCACTCCGTGGAAAAAGGAGCCTGCGGTTCCGGTCGGCGAAATAATGAAGAGCATGGGGTTTATAGAAAGAGGAGACAGGATTCCCGTCGGGCTCAGGGTTAAAGTCCCCTGTGAAATCCTGAGCGTTAAGCTTTTTGTGAAAATTGCCGATGAAAAGAACCCCCTGCTGGATGAAAAATGCTGGATCCCCGCCGATAAACTTAAAAAAGAATGGAAGCCGGCTCTCAAGTGGGATAATTATCCGAAAGCGTGGGATGCCCTGCCGTTCGGCAGAGCATATATAAACAGCATCATAGTCGCCTTGCTGGTCACATTCGGACAGGCATTCACAAGTTCTATGGCGGCGTACGCTTTCGCGAGGCTTCATTTCCCGGGCAGGGATAAGATATTTTTGCTTTATCTTGCCACTATGATGATTCCGGGAGCGGTCACTATGATACCTGTTTTTATCATTATGAAGCTTGCTCCCGATATGCTGAATCTGGTGAGCGCCAAGATAGGGACTTTTTTCTACCAGCTTTTCGGAGGGTCGCCCGATGTTCAGATTCTAACCGAATTCTGGGACAGCAAATTTGAGATATTGGGACATTATATAGGACGACCCATAGGGCTTGATTCCTACTTTGCGCTGATAGTCCCGGGACTTTGCAGCGCTTACGGCACATTTATGCTCCGGCAGTTTTTTATGAGCATACCGGTTGACCTTGAAGATGCGGCAAAAATCGACGGCTGCAGCCTCTTTGGCATATATATAAGGATAATACTGCCTCTTTCAAAACCCGCTCTTGCCACACTTGTAACATTTACGTTTATGGCTGTGTGGCGTGATTTCATGTGGCCGTTGATAGTCTGTTCCAGCGACCAGATGAAGACACTTCCGGTTCTGCTTGCCTCGTTCCAGGGGGTTTATAATACCCAGTACACTCTTCTGATGGCCGCATCCCTGATCGTCCTGATGCCGGTGATACTCGTATTCCTTTTCAACCAGAGATTTTTTATCGAGGGAATTCAGCTTGGAGCTATTAAAGGCTGA
- a CDS encoding septum formation initiator family protein → MRRQDLLLRLRSILISTVFIVIVLLAAALLVPKWIGRSSLIKQEKELKETVASLEEKNLKLKQEKDGLENDPVYLEKIARDELGLRRADEIIYKFEGD, encoded by the coding sequence ATGAGGAGGCAGGATTTACTTCTTCGCCTCAGAAGTATATTGATTTCAACTGTATTTATTGTTATTGTATTGTTAGCGGCCGCGCTTTTAGTGCCGAAATGGATAGGAAGAAGTTCTTTAATAAAGCAGGAAAAAGAGTTAAAAGAGACGGTGGCATCTCTTGAGGAGAAAAACCTTAAGTTAAAGCAGGAGAAAGACGGCCTTGAAAACGACCCTGTTTATCTGGAGAAGATCGCAAGAGATGAACTCGGACTCAGGCGGGCAGACGAAATAATCTATAAATTCGAAGGTGATTAA
- a CDS encoding sugar ABC transporter permease has translation MKSKKNFRIGESLSGYLFILPNFLGFFCFTFFPVLFSFYLGFVDWDIIKPMKFVMFKNFNKLMFFHIREIAESGLRFPWTLEMDVIFCCMMFIASALLVLRFFLQQMQHCRQATGKYFFRGTFNLLPAILILVSAGLFVKWMSILEMLPGSAYNSYFIRENLILNAGTFLGFSLLLLFIAMLFSFLGAYFRAYDFRFEKSSDVFLAFLPGIVILLNIFPVWGFSNDIWGANDPYFWQFLGNTLFMMLAIPIGMFASLGLALLMNKKLKGIVFFRAVYFLPSICAGVALYVLWRWIYNTDLGLLNTMLGYIGIPKVEWLTSTAWSKPSLMLMSIWTGVGGYNMILYLAGLQGIPLDLYEAADIDGASGWQKFWSVTWPMLSPTTFFIFVMSVIGGFQGGFDAAYIMTGGGPAGSTTTLSYYIYNNAYAWFKMGYAASIAWVLFALVFVVTLFNWKFGGKVVHY, from the coding sequence ATGAAAAGCAAAAAAAATTTTAGGATCGGGGAATCTCTGAGCGGTTATCTTTTTATCCTGCCGAATTTTCTCGGTTTCTTTTGTTTTACTTTTTTCCCTGTGCTGTTTTCTTTTTATCTGGGTTTTGTCGACTGGGATATAATAAAACCCATGAAGTTTGTTATGTTCAAGAATTTTAACAAACTGATGTTTTTCCATATCAGGGAAATTGCCGAAAGCGGACTGCGGTTTCCCTGGACGCTTGAAATGGATGTGATTTTTTGCTGTATGATGTTCATCGCATCCGCGCTGCTTGTCCTGAGATTTTTCCTCCAACAGATGCAGCACTGCCGCCAGGCGACCGGCAAATATTTTTTCAGAGGAACTTTTAATTTGCTCCCCGCGATATTGATCCTGGTTTCCGCCGGCCTTTTTGTCAAATGGATGTCAATTCTGGAGATGCTTCCGGGAAGCGCTTACAACAGCTATTTTATCAGGGAAAACCTGATTTTGAACGCCGGAACTTTCCTGGGGTTTTCGCTTTTGCTTCTTTTTATAGCGATGCTTTTTTCTTTTCTCGGCGCATATTTCCGCGCCTATGATTTCAGGTTTGAAAAGTCTTCCGATGTTTTCCTGGCCTTTCTTCCGGGGATTGTAATACTTTTAAATATTTTTCCCGTCTGGGGGTTCTCAAACGACATATGGGGAGCCAATGACCCTTATTTCTGGCAGTTTTTGGGCAATACATTATTTATGATGCTGGCTATCCCCATAGGGATGTTCGCTTCGCTGGGGCTTGCCCTTTTAATGAACAAGAAACTGAAAGGGATAGTGTTTTTCAGGGCTGTTTATTTTCTGCCTTCCATCTGCGCCGGCGTAGCGTTATATGTTTTGTGGAGATGGATATATAACACCGACCTCGGCCTGCTGAATACGATGTTAGGTTACATCGGCATACCCAAGGTGGAATGGCTGACGAGCACGGCGTGGTCAAAACCGTCTTTGATGTTGATGAGCATATGGACCGGGGTGGGCGGATATAACATGATACTTTACCTTGCGGGCTTGCAGGGAATTCCGCTTGACCTGTACGAAGCCGCGGATATAGACGGAGCCAGCGGCTGGCAGAAATTCTGGTCGGTGACCTGGCCGATGCTTTCGCCTACGACTTTCTTCATTTTTGTGATGAGCGTCATAGGAGGTTTTCAGGGCGGGTTTGACGCCGCTTATATCATGACCGGCGGCGGGCCTGCCGGTTCGACAACAACATTGAGTTACTATATTTATAATAACGCGTACGCATGGTTTAAAATGGGGTATGCGGCGTCAATCGCATGGGTGCTTTTCGCGCTTGTTTTTGTTGTTACCCTGTTTAACTGGAAGTTCGGGGGAAAGGTGGTTCATTACTGA
- a CDS encoding DUF624 domain-containing protein — protein sequence MSDKKKESSLLIRLSFFDVCSKGFWLFFDNLGLFLALSLMWFILSLFIIPMPAATAALIYMSDRISFGESVGVKDFFRAFKKYFLASTLGFLALAFISFLSLIGFLFYGFQFGILGKIIAAFMGCIFIINMIASLYIFPLCFRIKNPAAVIKGAVTLGICHPAFSVMLLVFLILLFLAGVATGGGIVLVTPGLSAAVISSAIRELSYKYGFSEIPRKQERTLKETFFPWKE from the coding sequence ATGTCAGACAAAAAAAAAGAGTCATCTTTACTTATCCGGTTAAGTTTTTTTGATGTGTGTTCAAAAGGGTTCTGGCTTTTCTTCGACAACCTGGGTTTATTTCTTGCCTTAAGCCTGATGTGGTTTATCCTTTCCTTATTTATTATTCCGATGCCCGCGGCCACCGCGGCTCTTATTTATATGTCTGACCGGATAAGTTTCGGGGAAAGCGTCGGTGTAAAAGATTTTTTCAGGGCGTTTAAAAAGTATTTCCTGGCTTCCACCCTCGGGTTTCTGGCGCTGGCGTTTATCAGTTTCCTGTCGCTTATCGGTTTTCTGTTTTATGGTTTCCAGTTCGGGATATTAGGCAAAATAATAGCCGCTTTTATGGGATGCATCTTTATAATCAATATGATTGCGTCATTATATATTTTCCCTCTGTGCTTCAGGATAAAAAACCCTGCCGCCGTTATTAAAGGGGCGGTGACGCTGGGGATATGCCATCCGGCGTTTTCCGTTATGCTGTTGGTTTTTCTGATACTGCTTTTTCTTGCGGGAGTTGCGACCGGCGGCGGAATTGTCCTTGTGACGCCGGGCCTCAGCGCGGCGGTAATAAGCAGCGCGATCAGGGAGCTTTCTTATAAGTACGGGTTTTCGGAAATTCCCCGGAAACAGGAAAGGACTTTGAAGGAAACTTTTTTCCCGTGGAAGGAGTGA
- a CDS encoding PEP-CTERM sorting domain-containing protein produces MIKKFIFSLFFILLLISPQNVFANFLLNPGFEEGTWAIDGLPDGWTGKSGAGTWYLDWKKDAELAHSGSKYMSLGGQAEAAAWMWQRTTTVVPDERITFSAWMKTDWGTPTGYLEINFKNASDESIYDYKVELFSEVVETWTLYSISYTAPAGTAFVDFVMVGDGEGMVCFDDVSAVPEPGIFALSGVAVIALVLSKKYLSA; encoded by the coding sequence ATGATTAAAAAATTCATATTTTCTTTATTTTTTATTTTATTGCTTATATCCCCTCAAAACGTGTTTGCAAATTTCCTGTTGAACCCGGGATTTGAAGAAGGAACGTGGGCCATAGATGGATTGCCCGATGGCTGGACCGGAAAAAGCGGAGCGGGAACATGGTATCTGGACTGGAAAAAGGACGCGGAGCTGGCCCACAGCGGAAGTAAATATATGTCCCTGGGAGGGCAAGCTGAGGCAGCCGCGTGGATGTGGCAAAGAACAACAACTGTAGTGCCTGACGAACGCATAACCTTCAGCGCGTGGATGAAAACCGACTGGGGAACTCCGACGGGCTATCTTGAAATCAATTTTAAAAATGCATCAGATGAATCGATATATGATTACAAAGTCGAGCTGTTCAGCGAAGTAGTGGAAACATGGACTCTTTATTCCATTTCCTATACAGCGCCAGCGGGAACCGCTTTTGTAGATTTTGTAATGGTCGGGGACGGTGAGGGAATGGTCTGTTTTGACGATGTTTCCGCTGTTCCTGAACCGGGGATTTTTGCCCTGTCCGGAGTTGCTGTGATAGCCCTGGTTCTATCGAAAAAATATCTGTCTGCATAA
- the eno gene encoding phosphopyruvate hydratase encodes MTTILSVKGREILDSRGNPTVEVDVTLEGGFLGRAAVPSGASTGEHEAVELRDGDKKRYSGKGVSKAVKNVNEIIAPAVVGMDATDQVSLDRRLLELDGTENKAKLGANAVLGVSMAGLKAAAAISGLPLYQYIGGVGAKTLPVPMMNILNGGAHSDAPVDLQEFMIMPKGACCFREALRMGAEVFHVLKSVLKKKGYSTAVGDEGGFAPSLKSNEEAVEVILEAVDGAGYKIGKDIFIALDPAASELWNHAAEEGKKGYKFWKSTGKIISSEEMVDFWVRLVKKYPMIISLEDGMAEDDWAGWKLLTEQLGSEKQLVGDDLFVTNTKRLQEGIEKNIANSILIKVNQIGTISETLDAIEMAKRAGYTAVVSHRSGETEDSTIADIAVGTNCGQIKTGSACRTDRICKYNQLLRIEEQLGEAACYGGTI; translated from the coding sequence GTGACGACAATATTAAGTGTTAAAGGACGGGAAATTCTGGATTCGAGAGGTAACCCGACGGTTGAAGTCGATGTAACTCTCGAAGGAGGGTTTTTAGGCCGCGCGGCTGTTCCTTCGGGCGCTTCGACGGGAGAACACGAAGCGGTGGAGCTGAGGGACGGGGATAAAAAAAGATATTCCGGCAAAGGGGTGTCAAAAGCCGTAAAAAATGTTAATGAAATAATCGCTCCCGCCGTTGTCGGGATGGATGCGACCGATCAGGTTTCCCTGGACAGAAGGCTCCTGGAACTTGACGGCACGGAAAACAAAGCCAAACTCGGCGCCAATGCCGTGCTTGGCGTTTCCATGGCCGGCCTTAAGGCTGCCGCGGCGATTTCAGGACTTCCTCTTTACCAATATATAGGCGGGGTCGGAGCGAAAACGCTTCCTGTCCCGATGATGAATATTCTTAACGGAGGCGCGCATTCGGACGCGCCTGTAGATCTTCAGGAATTTATGATTATGCCTAAAGGCGCCTGTTGTTTCAGGGAAGCCCTGCGGATGGGAGCCGAAGTCTTTCATGTGCTGAAAAGTGTTTTGAAGAAAAAAGGATATTCAACCGCGGTCGGCGATGAAGGAGGCTTTGCCCCTTCCCTGAAAAGCAACGAAGAAGCGGTTGAAGTTATACTGGAAGCGGTTGACGGGGCAGGATATAAAATAGGCAAAGATATTTTTATCGCGCTTGACCCCGCGGCGTCCGAATTGTGGAACCATGCGGCCGAAGAAGGTAAAAAAGGTTATAAATTCTGGAAATCAACGGGGAAAATAATTTCCTCCGAAGAAATGGTTGATTTCTGGGTCAGGCTTGTAAAGAAATATCCCATGATAATATCTCTTGAAGACGGCATGGCGGAGGATGACTGGGCAGGCTGGAAGCTTTTGACGGAACAGCTCGGCAGCGAGAAACAGCTTGTGGGAGATGACCTGTTTGTGACAAATACAAAGAGGCTTCAGGAAGGAATAGAAAAAAATATCGCTAATTCAATACTGATAAAAGTTAACCAGATAGGCACCATTTCCGAAACTCTCGACGCTATAGAAATGGCTAAAAGAGCGGGTTATACGGCTGTCGTAAGCCATCGTTCCGGCGAAACGGAAGACTCCACGATAGCTGATATCGCTGTCGGGACGAACTGCGGGCAGATAAAAACAGGGTCGGCATGCAGGACAGACAGGATATGCAAGTACAACCAGCTGCTCAGAATCGAGGAACAGCTTGGAGAAGCGGCCTGTTACGGGGGAACGATATGA
- a CDS encoding TerB family tellurite resistance protein codes for MKSPFVDSLKNIFAKPEENRPAESAEDRIRLASCVLFIEAAATDGHIDKAEENVISDILRKDFGLGGKEITGLLEKAYQKRKDSVDLYEFTKVIDRNFSYDEKLKVLKNFWKIIFADRRLDKYEDQLIHKIAGLLKVSHRDLIDVKMQVKEGSGRE; via the coding sequence TTGAAAAGCCCATTTGTTGACAGCCTGAAAAATATATTCGCCAAGCCTGAAGAAAACAGGCCCGCAGAAAGCGCGGAAGACAGGATAAGGCTTGCGTCCTGCGTTCTTTTTATCGAGGCCGCTGCTACTGACGGACATATAGACAAAGCGGAAGAAAATGTTATTTCGGATATATTGCGGAAAGATTTCGGGCTCGGCGGAAAAGAGATAACAGGCCTTCTGGAAAAAGCGTATCAAAAAAGAAAAGACAGCGTTGATTTGTATGAGTTCACGAAAGTAATTGACAGGAATTTTTCTTATGACGAAAAACTGAAAGTCCTGAAAAATTTCTGGAAAATAATATTCGCCGACAGGCGCCTTGATAAATATGAAGACCAGCTCATCCACAAAATCGCCGGCCTCCTGAAAGTCTCGCACAGGGACTTGATTGACGTTAAGATGCAGGTAAAAGAGGGATCCGGCAGGGAGTAG